One genomic region from Euzebya tangerina encodes:
- a CDS encoding CAP domain-containing protein: MNTRLVLALVLSVLMILPATGVSAQTEFEEEAEQAFIDATNETRAEQGLAPLANNLLLREVARGWTEELVASGQLAHNPSYSQQYEGEWRRMGENVGYTSSAQDLLGAVERLHQAFVDSPGHFANITGEYNQMAVGVAFDDDGALWVTLNFLDGPTPSETPEEPVEEEPVEEPTPEPTPEPEPEPDFETQRPQEDDVERTHFIRG; this comes from the coding sequence ATGAACACCCGCTTGGTACTCGCACTGGTCCTCTCCGTCCTCATGATCCTCCCGGCAACGGGCGTCTCGGCCCAGACCGAGTTCGAGGAGGAGGCCGAGCAAGCCTTCATCGACGCGACGAACGAGACCCGCGCTGAGCAGGGCCTGGCCCCGCTGGCCAACAACCTGCTGCTCCGCGAGGTTGCTCGTGGCTGGACGGAGGAGCTGGTGGCCTCCGGTCAACTCGCCCACAACCCCAGCTACAGCCAGCAGTACGAGGGTGAGTGGCGTCGGATGGGGGAGAACGTCGGCTACACCAGCTCCGCCCAGGACCTGTTGGGTGCCGTCGAGCGGCTGCACCAGGCCTTCGTGGACTCCCCCGGTCACTTCGCAAACATCACCGGCGAGTACAACCAGATGGCCGTCGGCGTCGCCTTCGATGACGACGGTGCGCTGTGGGTGACCCTGAACTTCCTCGATGGCCCGACCCCGTCGGAGACCCCGGAGGAGCCGGTCGAGGAGGAGCCCGTCGAGGAGCCCACCCCCGAGCCGACTCCCGAGCCGGAGCCCGAGCCCGACTTCGAGACCCAGCGGCCCCAGGAAGACGACGTCGAGCGGACCCACTTCATCCGCGGTTAG
- a CDS encoding CRTAC1 family protein has translation MTGLQLISLLALMVVASACGSAHAGATRVAAQVATNSLAQSDCSGEFVAADLDHVTRGTGDSTGTFDGTGAGVAVGDLDGDGRDDIVLANLSGHTTIQHNRGDLEFTSIPLLDARTRQPAILDVDGDGDNDIVLTTGLGRPVFFRNQTATVSLEADAFSREELPGVAAATYSMAWADLGGDGDLDLVTGSYNAELTFNQRHQQLLGSAVGAVRHERGGEEFTAAPLTNLAQALAVHTADINGDGLTDILVGNDLATPDELYVATEDGDYRLEQPFSETSYSTMSLDTADVDNDGDLEVFSTDMHPMDDAPATREAYAPIVEEMAAMPLPDDIQHPVNVLQMAGEDGFDEVARDVGIHATGWSWSGVFGDLDNDGLQDLYVVNGMVSDALFGDRDGAALVERNQAFRSHGGGFVPAPEWSLDDPAQGRGLVMADLDRDGDLDIVVNNLLEPSRIYENQICQGAGLLIDLEWVDSRNTTALGATITVHGEGGAFTRTVESSRGYLSGPSTTVHVGLGDSSQPVEIEVRWPDGAVSEVEDVPVDHLVTVTRT, from the coding sequence ATGACCGGCTTGCAGCTGATCTCCCTCCTTGCCCTCATGGTGGTCGCCAGTGCCTGTGGCTCGGCGCATGCGGGTGCAACGCGGGTGGCCGCCCAGGTGGCCACGAACTCACTGGCGCAGTCAGACTGCTCGGGTGAGTTCGTGGCCGCGGATCTCGACCACGTCACCCGTGGCACCGGCGACTCGACCGGGACCTTCGACGGGACCGGCGCCGGCGTGGCCGTGGGCGACCTGGACGGAGATGGCCGTGATGACATCGTCCTGGCCAACCTCTCCGGTCACACCACCATCCAGCACAACAGGGGTGACCTGGAGTTCACCAGCATCCCGCTGCTCGACGCCCGGACGCGACAGCCGGCCATCCTCGATGTCGATGGTGACGGTGACAACGACATCGTCCTGACCACGGGTCTGGGTCGCCCTGTGTTCTTCCGCAACCAGACGGCGACCGTGTCACTCGAGGCCGACGCCTTCTCCCGCGAAGAGCTGCCCGGCGTCGCGGCGGCAACCTACAGCATGGCCTGGGCCGACCTGGGTGGAGATGGGGACCTCGATCTGGTCACCGGCTCCTACAACGCAGAACTCACCTTCAATCAGCGCCATCAGCAACTGCTCGGCTCTGCGGTGGGGGCCGTCCGCCATGAGCGTGGCGGCGAGGAATTCACGGCTGCACCGTTGACGAATCTGGCGCAGGCGCTGGCGGTCCACACCGCCGACATCAACGGCGACGGGCTGACCGACATCCTGGTCGGCAACGACCTCGCCACACCTGATGAGCTGTACGTCGCCACGGAGGACGGCGACTACAGGTTGGAACAGCCCTTCTCCGAGACGTCCTACTCCACCATGAGCCTCGACACGGCCGACGTCGACAACGACGGCGACCTCGAGGTGTTCAGCACCGACATGCATCCCATGGACGACGCTCCGGCAACCCGTGAGGCGTACGCACCGATCGTCGAGGAGATGGCCGCCATGCCGCTGCCGGACGACATCCAACACCCGGTCAACGTCCTGCAGATGGCGGGGGAAGACGGGTTCGATGAGGTGGCTCGGGACGTGGGCATCCATGCGACCGGGTGGTCCTGGTCAGGGGTGTTCGGCGACCTCGACAACGACGGTCTCCAGGACCTCTACGTCGTGAACGGCATGGTGTCCGACGCGCTGTTCGGCGATCGGGACGGCGCCGCTCTCGTCGAACGGAATCAGGCCTTCCGCAGTCACGGCGGCGGGTTCGTGCCGGCGCCCGAGTGGTCACTGGACGACCCAGCACAGGGGCGGGGCCTGGTCATGGCCGACCTCGATCGTGACGGCGACCTCGACATCGTCGTCAACAACCTCCTCGAGCCATCCCGGATCTACGAGAACCAGATCTGCCAGGGGGCCGGCCTGCTGATCGATCTGGAGTGGGTGGACAGCCGCAACACCACCGCCCTGGGCGCAACCATCACCGTCCACGGCGAAGGCGGTGCGTTCACCCGAACCGTGGAGTCATCGCGTGGCTACCTCTCGGGTCCGTCGACCACCGTGCACGTTGGGCTGGGCGATTCCAGCCAACCCGTCGAGATCGAGGTCCGCTGGCCGGACGGCGCCGTGTCGGAGGTCGAGGACGTTCCGGTCGATCACCTGGTGACGGTGACCCGCACATGA
- a CDS encoding carbohydrate ABC transporter permease: MSTDTTPKAAGKLEGAAGDDSPAPAARVGRVAAWTFLIFIIVISIFPFYWALRTGLSNNGVLLSGDGSFLPPDASLINFQRVLGLLSAEEAAEFRGTGSFDFGRALRNSIIIATCVTFFQVAFSAMAAYAFARLKFTGRDKLFNLYLAGLMVPPIFVLIPNVILIRDLNLLNTLPGVMAPFLLMTPFAVFFLRQFFLGINRSIEEAALLDGAGHGRTFFEIILPMAAPQITTLAVLTYVQSWNEYLWPLVVAGDPEVQPLTVALGVFTTQQPGTSPDWSALMAATLLAALPVLILFAFTARRLVDSIQFSGIK, encoded by the coding sequence ATGAGCACCGACACCACGCCGAAGGCGGCTGGCAAGTTGGAGGGCGCGGCCGGTGACGACTCCCCGGCGCCAGCTGCCCGAGTCGGCCGAGTGGCCGCCTGGACGTTCCTGATCTTCATCATCGTGATCAGCATCTTCCCGTTCTACTGGGCCCTGCGGACGGGCCTGTCCAACAACGGTGTGCTGCTGTCCGGCGACGGGAGCTTCCTGCCACCCGATGCGTCGCTGATCAACTTCCAGCGCGTCCTGGGGTTGCTGTCCGCCGAGGAAGCCGCGGAGTTCCGTGGCACCGGGTCGTTCGACTTCGGTCGCGCCCTGCGCAACTCGATCATCATCGCGACCTGCGTCACCTTCTTCCAGGTTGCCTTCAGCGCCATGGCCGCCTACGCGTTCGCACGGCTGAAGTTCACGGGTCGGGACAAGCTGTTCAACCTCTACCTGGCGGGGTTGATGGTCCCACCGATCTTCGTCCTGATCCCCAACGTCATTCTGATCCGCGACCTGAACCTGCTCAACACGCTGCCGGGTGTGATGGCGCCGTTCCTGCTGATGACACCGTTTGCGGTGTTCTTCCTCCGTCAGTTCTTCCTCGGGATCAATCGCTCGATCGAGGAGGCCGCGCTGCTCGACGGTGCCGGTCATGGCCGGACGTTCTTCGAGATCATCCTGCCGATGGCCGCGCCGCAGATCACGACGCTCGCCGTCCTCACCTACGTGCAGTCGTGGAACGAGTACCTGTGGCCCCTGGTGGTCGCCGGTGATCCCGAGGTCCAGCCCCTCACCGTGGCGCTCGGGGTCTTCACCACGCAACAGCCGGGGACCTCTCCCGACTGGTCCGCGCTGATGGCCGCGACCCTGCTGGCCGCCCTGCCCGTCCTCATCCTGTTCGCCTTCACCGCTCGTCGGTTGGTGGACTCCATCCAGTTCTCCGGCATCAAGTGA
- a CDS encoding carbohydrate ABC transporter permease gives MSSTAPPASEEAAIAANPQKPKQSLFRATQGDAGWRVAFWFLLPSLIGFLTFFLIPGLRGLYIAFTDWNLIANSGSFIGLDNFERLLNDDPQFWNSMRVTAWYVFLNIVSQTILSVTIAVMMDRLTNSIFVRGVMLLPYLMPNVIVALLWLWMLDGNLGVVNDFLGFFGIGPVNFFTDTTNVIPTIAGINTWRHMGYTALLIFAGLQTIPKGLYEAGALDGSTEAQMFRSITIPLLRPVLALVLVLTIVGSFQVFDTVQVATGGLSGQPGGPANASRVIYLYIFQNAFNFNDMGYAAAISVVLVILLLVVTVIQMRLLRAGESDLA, from the coding sequence ATGAGTAGCACTGCCCCACCCGCCAGCGAGGAGGCCGCCATCGCGGCCAATCCCCAGAAACCCAAGCAGAGCCTGTTCAGGGCGACGCAGGGCGATGCCGGGTGGCGGGTGGCGTTCTGGTTCCTGCTTCCCAGCCTGATCGGGTTCCTGACGTTCTTCCTGATCCCCGGGCTGCGTGGGCTCTACATCGCGTTCACGGACTGGAACCTGATCGCGAACTCGGGCTCCTTCATCGGCCTGGACAACTTCGAGCGGCTGTTGAACGACGACCCGCAGTTCTGGAACTCGATGCGGGTCACCGCCTGGTACGTGTTCCTCAACATCGTGAGCCAGACCATCCTGTCGGTCACGATCGCGGTGATGATGGACCGGCTGACGAACTCCATCTTCGTCCGCGGCGTCATGCTCCTCCCCTACCTGATGCCCAACGTCATCGTCGCCCTGCTGTGGCTGTGGATGCTCGACGGGAACCTCGGGGTCGTCAACGACTTCCTCGGCTTCTTCGGCATCGGCCCGGTGAACTTCTTCACCGACACCACCAACGTCATCCCGACGATCGCCGGGATCAACACCTGGCGACACATGGGCTACACCGCACTGCTCATCTTCGCCGGTCTCCAGACGATCCCGAAGGGCTTGTACGAGGCCGGCGCCCTGGACGGGTCGACGGAAGCCCAGATGTTCCGCAGCATCACGATCCCGCTGCTCCGACCGGTGCTGGCCCTCGTGCTGGTCCTCACCATCGTCGGGTCCTTCCAGGTCTTCGACACGGTCCAGGTCGCGACCGGTGGCCTGAGCGGTCAACCCGGTGGCCCGGCCAACGCGTCGCGGGTCATCTACCTCTACATCTTCCAGAACGCCTTCAACTTCAACGACATGGGATACGCCGCCGCCATCTCGGTGGTGCTGGTGATCCTGCTGCTGGTCGTGACCGTGATCCAGATGCGCCTGCTGCGCGCAGGGGAGAGTGACCTCGCATGA
- a CDS encoding formate/nitrite transporter family protein translates to MPSPTSREQQSDTSDDTPEVGEHLQAEGEEEIAESFDRSVEAGAQRLNRSWSNLTATGFMAGIDVGFGVLALLFVKHETGSEVLGGLAFTIGFLALALGRSELFTENFLVPVTTVITKNATVGQLGRLWGTTYVTNLAGGWLVALLLVAAYPDLSSTALETSEEIIGRGLSMESFVLAVLAGGAITLMTWMERNAVSEFGRLLAVVAFGFLLGAAQLNHVVVISIKIFAALLIGGTEYGYADWLQLSSLAAFGNMVGGLVLVTVLRLVQVGPSHIRRRQRTPMRPTSRRD, encoded by the coding sequence ATGCCAAGCCCCACCAGCCGTGAGCAGCAGTCCGACACATCGGACGACACGCCCGAGGTTGGAGAGCACCTCCAAGCCGAGGGAGAGGAGGAGATCGCGGAGAGCTTCGACCGCAGCGTCGAAGCCGGCGCCCAGCGCCTCAACCGGTCGTGGTCGAACCTGACCGCCACCGGCTTCATGGCTGGCATCGACGTCGGCTTCGGCGTCTTGGCCCTGCTCTTCGTCAAGCACGAGACCGGCTCAGAGGTCCTGGGTGGACTCGCCTTCACCATCGGGTTCCTGGCGCTGGCCCTCGGTCGCTCGGAGTTGTTCACCGAGAACTTCCTGGTCCCGGTCACGACGGTGATCACCAAGAACGCGACCGTCGGGCAGCTTGGCCGTCTCTGGGGCACGACCTACGTCACCAACCTCGCCGGGGGCTGGCTGGTGGCGCTCCTGCTGGTGGCCGCCTATCCGGATCTCAGCTCGACCGCGCTCGAGACGTCGGAGGAGATCATCGGTCGTGGGCTGTCGATGGAGTCCTTCGTGCTGGCCGTGCTGGCCGGGGGTGCGATCACGCTGATGACCTGGATGGAGCGCAATGCCGTCAGCGAGTTCGGGCGGCTCCTCGCGGTGGTCGCATTCGGCTTCCTGCTCGGCGCGGCGCAGCTCAACCACGTCGTGGTCATCTCGATCAAGATCTTCGCTGCGTTGCTCATCGGGGGCACGGAGTACGGCTACGCGGACTGGCTGCAGCTGTCATCCCTGGCCGCGTTCGGCAACATGGTCGGGGGTCTCGTGCTCGTCACCGTCCTCCGACTGGTGCAGGTCGGACCTTCCCACATACGTCGGCGGCAGCGCACCCCCATGCGCCCGACTAGTCGGCGGGACTGA
- a CDS encoding LacI family DNA-binding transcriptional regulator has product MPRNTTLHDVAAAVGVSARTVSRAVNGEPGLSDATRKRVLETVERMNYQTNMLARGLRANRSNTIGLIVTDLTDPFFPALAQSVQQTASKSGHTLILASTQKAAETESQILASFRARGVDGTIMFAADGQRRDVLQHAREGLPMVLIDDQDGPAENLTSIRNDLEGGARAAVRHLLEEGHRAIAMISNVQSPERSRGRDRGYAEEMRLAGLGDRTRIVYEEATVDGGAAGMAALLSSPPRPTGVFAYNDLMAIGAMRAAQAAGLVVPDDLAIVGFDDIRMASLVSPMLSTVRIDRERLGQTAVARLLELIERRAGSGAEEPPSATVPVLGCDLIVRESSRRAHSVPTASHDETRQEPDVEATHE; this is encoded by the coding sequence ATGCCACGGAACACCACGCTGCATGACGTGGCGGCAGCTGTCGGCGTCTCTGCGCGCACCGTGTCCCGCGCCGTCAACGGCGAACCGGGCCTGTCGGACGCAACCCGCAAGCGGGTGCTCGAGACCGTCGAGAGGATGAACTACCAGACCAACATGCTGGCCCGGGGCCTGCGAGCGAACCGGAGCAACACGATCGGTCTGATCGTCACCGACTTGACAGATCCCTTCTTCCCCGCCCTCGCGCAGAGCGTGCAACAGACCGCCAGCAAGTCCGGGCACACGCTGATCCTGGCGTCGACGCAGAAGGCAGCTGAGACCGAGAGCCAGATCCTGGCCTCGTTCCGGGCCCGAGGCGTGGACGGGACGATCATGTTCGCGGCTGACGGACAGCGGCGTGACGTCCTGCAGCATGCCAGAGAGGGCTTGCCGATGGTGCTGATCGACGATCAGGACGGCCCCGCGGAGAATCTCACGTCCATCCGCAACGACCTCGAGGGTGGGGCTCGAGCGGCCGTGCGCCACCTCCTCGAGGAGGGACATCGCGCCATCGCGATGATCTCCAACGTCCAGTCGCCTGAGCGCAGCCGCGGCCGCGACCGGGGCTACGCCGAAGAGATGCGGTTGGCCGGCCTGGGCGACCGCACCCGCATCGTCTACGAGGAAGCGACCGTGGACGGCGGCGCGGCCGGCATGGCGGCACTGCTATCCAGTCCGCCACGGCCGACCGGCGTCTTCGCCTACAACGACCTCATGGCCATCGGCGCGATGCGGGCCGCCCAGGCCGCGGGTCTGGTGGTCCCCGACGACCTGGCGATCGTCGGGTTCGATGACATCCGCATGGCAAGCCTGGTCAGCCCCATGCTCAGCACGGTGCGAATCGACCGGGAGCGCCTGGGTCAGACCGCCGTGGCTCGGCTTCTCGAACTCATCGAGCGGCGGGCCGGGAGCGGCGCCGAGGAGCCACCAAGCGCCACGGTTCCGGTCCTCGGCTGTGACCTCATCGTCCGCGAGTCGTCTCGCCGAGCCCACAGCGTCCCAACCGCCAGCCATGACGAGACCCGCCAGGAGCCAGACGTGGAGGCCACCCATGAGTAG
- a CDS encoding FAD-binding oxidoreductase, translating into MTRVSPPVPAGSAAAVDDLTAVLPRGRVLTDPDILESYRMDRAPDLPAGTPAAVIRARSTSEVQTVMRTASRRSVPVVPRGAGAGLHGGANAIDGGLILSLEHMRSVVDLDPVDRLCVVEPGIMNLALKHQLAEDGFWYPPDPASMAFCSIGGNIATNAGGLCCVKYGVTRDWVASLEVVMADGTLISTGARTIKSVAGYDLTSLLVGSEGTLGVVTQATLRICPRPPAASTLVAFFDDIADAGRAVGAVCQGAVPSLLEIMDKATIGAVEAWQRMDLDTDAAALLLIQTDLDFPARADHIAAIEKACETHGASYVARTDEPDEGEALLQARRMALPAIEQRGVALLEDVGVTRSRVPELISRTEAVARRRGVDIYSYGHAGDGNMHPTLCWSANDADEKGRAMAAFDDILDAALDLGGTITGEHGVGVLKDSWLEREVGGASIQIQQRIKDALDPDGILNPGKMALR; encoded by the coding sequence ATGACCCGAGTGTCGCCCCCCGTGCCCGCTGGCTCCGCGGCAGCCGTCGATGACCTGACCGCGGTCCTGCCGCGCGGTCGTGTCCTGACCGACCCCGACATCCTCGAGTCCTATCGGATGGATCGAGCGCCAGACCTTCCAGCCGGAACGCCAGCCGCGGTGATCCGTGCCCGGTCGACCAGCGAGGTCCAGACCGTGATGCGGACCGCGTCCCGACGGTCGGTGCCGGTGGTGCCCCGTGGTGCCGGAGCCGGACTGCACGGCGGCGCGAACGCCATCGACGGTGGCCTGATCCTGTCGCTGGAGCACATGCGGTCGGTGGTCGACCTCGACCCGGTCGACCGCCTGTGCGTGGTGGAGCCGGGGATCATGAACCTGGCGCTCAAGCACCAACTGGCCGAGGACGGCTTCTGGTATCCGCCGGACCCGGCCTCGATGGCCTTCTGCTCCATCGGCGGCAACATCGCCACCAACGCCGGAGGTCTGTGCTGCGTGAAGTACGGCGTCACCCGTGACTGGGTCGCGAGCCTCGAGGTCGTGATGGCGGACGGGACCCTCATCTCCACCGGCGCCCGGACCATCAAGAGCGTCGCGGGCTACGACCTCACCTCCCTGCTCGTCGGCAGCGAAGGGACGCTCGGCGTCGTGACGCAGGCCACCCTCCGGATCTGCCCCAGACCACCGGCCGCGTCGACCCTCGTCGCGTTCTTCGACGACATCGCGGACGCCGGACGGGCGGTTGGAGCAGTCTGCCAGGGAGCCGTTCCCTCCCTGCTCGAGATCATGGACAAGGCCACCATCGGAGCGGTGGAGGCCTGGCAACGCATGGACCTCGACACCGATGCGGCGGCGCTGCTGCTGATCCAGACCGACCTGGACTTCCCGGCCCGGGCCGACCACATCGCCGCGATCGAGAAGGCGTGCGAGACCCACGGGGCAAGTTACGTCGCCCGAACGGACGAGCCCGACGAAGGTGAGGCACTGCTCCAGGCGCGACGCATGGCCCTGCCGGCGATCGAGCAGCGCGGGGTGGCACTGCTGGAGGACGTGGGAGTCACCCGTTCGCGGGTGCCGGAGCTCATCAGTCGCACGGAGGCCGTCGCCCGGCGGCGAGGCGTCGACATCTACAGCTACGGCCACGCCGGCGACGGCAACATGCACCCGACCTTGTGCTGGAGCGCGAACGATGCCGACGAGAAGGGACGGGCGATGGCCGCCTTCGACGACATCCTGGACGCGGCACTCGATCTGGGCGGCACCATCACCGGTGAGCATGGCGTCGGGGTTCTGAAGGACTCCTGGCTCGAGCGCGAGGTCGGCGGCGCATCGATTCAGATCCAGCAGCGCATCAAGGACGCACTGGACCCCGACGGCATCCTGAACCCAGGGAAGATGGCGTTGCGGTAG
- a CDS encoding ABC transporter substrate-binding protein produces MNRMKYLRLLAVLAVLAMLATACNSRTGDDADEADGEDTAAADSGDDAEDDGGDAPAGDGATIEYWLWDANQQPFYEECATAFTDETGINIEISQFGWGDYWTNLTTSFASDTAPDVFTNHLARYPEQVESGVLLPLNDFIDGSDVDTEQYFAGLAELWVVPEGDRFGLPKDFDTVALVLNTDALEEAGLSTEDAANLDWNPDDGGSFGEFIAQLSVDGNGNTGTSPDFDPSNVTQYGFGIEGPFGAFGQTTFSGFAVSNGYQALNENPFGDQANFDSPELHATIQWFADNIEAGFITPIEDVESLGGTTLFQNGTAATMTNGSWMINTLTGDETEVPVEFAPLPEGPTGESRSMFNGLADSITQSAEDPEAAWQWVEYLASTACQDVIGEAAVVFPAIPSSAEIAQNAHESNGVDVSAFTSYVENDTTFLFPITDSASQIEDIVGPVMQQILRGEVSAADGLGGVADQVNSILGS; encoded by the coding sequence ATGAATCGCATGAAGTACCTTCGCCTGCTGGCCGTGTTGGCCGTGCTGGCGATGCTCGCGACCGCCTGCAACAGCAGAACGGGCGATGACGCAGACGAGGCAGACGGCGAGGACACCGCGGCGGCGGACAGCGGGGACGACGCCGAAGACGACGGCGGCGACGCTCCGGCCGGAGACGGAGCCACGATCGAGTACTGGCTCTGGGACGCCAACCAGCAGCCCTTCTACGAGGAGTGCGCCACGGCCTTCACCGACGAGACCGGCATCAACATCGAGATCTCCCAGTTCGGCTGGGGTGACTACTGGACCAACCTGACCACGTCGTTCGCCTCCGACACCGCTCCCGATGTCTTCACCAATCACCTGGCCCGCTATCCCGAGCAGGTCGAGTCGGGCGTGCTCCTGCCGCTGAACGACTTCATCGACGGCTCCGACGTCGACACCGAGCAGTACTTCGCGGGTCTTGCCGAGCTGTGGGTCGTCCCCGAGGGAGACCGCTTCGGCCTTCCGAAGGACTTCGACACCGTCGCGCTGGTGCTGAACACGGACGCTCTCGAGGAGGCTGGCCTGTCGACTGAGGACGCCGCCAACCTGGATTGGAACCCCGACGACGGCGGCTCGTTCGGAGAGTTCATCGCCCAACTGTCCGTCGACGGCAACGGCAACACCGGCACCTCGCCCGACTTCGACCCGTCGAACGTCACCCAGTACGGCTTCGGCATCGAGGGTCCGTTCGGTGCCTTCGGTCAGACCACCTTCTCCGGCTTCGCCGTCTCCAACGGCTACCAGGCCCTGAACGAGAACCCGTTCGGTGACCAGGCCAATTTCGACTCCCCCGAGTTGCACGCGACCATCCAGTGGTTCGCAGACAACATCGAGGCCGGCTTCATCACGCCGATCGAGGACGTCGAGTCCCTGGGCGGTACCACCCTGTTCCAGAACGGCACTGCCGCGACGATGACCAACGGCTCCTGGATGATCAACACCCTGACGGGCGATGAGACCGAGGTGCCCGTCGAGTTCGCTCCCCTGCCCGAGGGACCGACCGGTGAGAGTCGTTCGATGTTCAACGGTCTGGCCGACTCCATCACCCAGTCCGCCGAGGATCCCGAGGCGGCGTGGCAGTGGGTCGAGTATCTGGCCTCGACGGCCTGCCAGGACGTGATCGGTGAAGCCGCCGTCGTCTTCCCGGCCATCCCGTCCTCGGCCGAGATCGCCCAGAACGCTCATGAGAGCAACGGCGTCGACGTCAGCGCGTTCACCTCCTATGTGGAGAACGACACCACGTTCCTGTTCCCGATCACCGATTCTGCGTCGCAGATCGAGGACATCGTCGGCCCGGTCATGCAGCAGATCCTGCGTGGCGAGGTCAGCGCTGCCGACGGTCTGGGCGGCGTCGCCGACCAGGTGAACAGCATCCTCGGCAGCTGA
- the tyrS gene encoding tyrosine--tRNA ligase, translated as MAANNPVDVLRRRGFVQDVTDEEGLRAAFDAGSVTFYYGMDPTAPSLHLGNLIGLMAMAWLQRMGHRPIALAGGGTGRIGDPSGRDDERQLLDEEALEHNLAGIRRQASQFIDLEQGGLLVDNHDWLGQLSLMDFLRDVGKHASVNQMVARESVKRRLEERDQGISFTEFTYQLLQAYDFAHLHEAEGCTLQLGGSDQWGNIVAGTEMVRRLHGAQAFGLTWPLLTTASGAKFGKSAGNAVWLDAALTSPYAYYQYWINAADEDVERYLLLFTFLSPSEIDDVLAAHAEAPHQRAAQRLLASEATRIVHGDDGVEEAIRATDVLFGNEPFTGLSDGVLREAFEGADSFELPADARTSGAVSVLEVLTTSGAAASGSEARRLVEQGGVRMNNVRVTDALRALSEEDFATEHTLVLRVGKKRYFVGRVS; from the coding sequence ATGGCAGCGAACAATCCCGTGGACGTCCTGCGACGCCGAGGCTTCGTGCAGGACGTGACCGACGAGGAAGGCCTGCGGGCCGCCTTCGACGCCGGGTCGGTCACCTTCTACTACGGGATGGACCCGACTGCTCCGTCGTTGCACCTCGGCAATCTCATCGGGCTGATGGCCATGGCCTGGCTGCAGCGGATGGGGCACCGTCCGATCGCGCTGGCGGGCGGGGGGACCGGACGCATCGGCGACCCGTCGGGGCGTGACGACGAGCGGCAGCTGCTCGACGAGGAGGCTCTGGAGCACAACCTGGCCGGAATCAGGCGGCAGGCATCCCAGTTCATCGACCTCGAGCAGGGAGGTCTGCTGGTCGACAACCACGACTGGTTGGGCCAGCTCTCCTTGATGGACTTCCTCCGCGACGTCGGCAAACACGCCAGCGTCAACCAGATGGTTGCCCGCGAGTCGGTCAAGCGGCGGCTGGAGGAGCGCGACCAGGGCATCTCCTTCACCGAGTTCACCTACCAGTTGCTCCAGGCCTACGACTTCGCCCACCTGCACGAGGCCGAGGGGTGCACGCTGCAGTTGGGCGGGTCGGACCAGTGGGGCAACATCGTGGCCGGGACGGAGATGGTGCGGCGATTGCACGGTGCCCAGGCGTTCGGACTCACCTGGCCCCTGCTGACCACGGCGAGCGGGGCGAAGTTCGGGAAGTCGGCTGGCAACGCGGTGTGGCTCGACGCGGCGCTGACCTCGCCGTACGCCTACTACCAGTACTGGATCAACGCCGCGGACGAGGACGTCGAGCGGTACCTGTTGCTCTTCACCTTCCTCTCACCCTCCGAGATCGACGACGTGCTCGCCGCCCACGCCGAGGCGCCCCACCAGCGCGCCGCTCAACGACTCCTGGCGTCCGAGGCCACACGGATCGTGCACGGCGACGACGGGGTGGAGGAGGCCATTCGGGCGACTGACGTGCTCTTCGGCAACGAACCCTTCACGGGCCTCAGCGATGGCGTGCTGCGCGAGGCGTTCGAGGGTGCGGACTCCTTCGAACTACCCGCGGATGCCCGGACCAGTGGGGCCGTCTCGGTGCTCGAGGTCCTGACCACCTCCGGTGCGGCCGCGTCGGGAAGTGAGGCGCGTCGGCTGGTCGAGCAGGGCGGGGTCCGGATGAACAACGTCCGGGTCACCGACGCGCTCCGAGCGCTCTCCGAGGAAGACTTCGCCACAGAGCACACGTTGGTCCTTCGCGTCGGCAAGAAGCGGTACTTCGTCGGCCGAGTCAGCTAG